One window of Toxotes jaculatrix isolate fToxJac2 chromosome 19, fToxJac2.pri, whole genome shotgun sequence genomic DNA carries:
- the bmf2 gene encoding BCL2 modifying factor 2, with protein MDDEEEDMSQPISQLWGTSFRDVKYEDRASPIAAGQALAAVTAAVPTSQSHNNNNISINTLPCSLHWQPRIPFHGNAGLRSHFPAQFEPMEDRGERQIEEEEEEGRGEEDDRMAERPGEQAGVSVEAQIGRKLREIGDKFQQDHVELFMRHQRQNLPIWMRLTMALFGFLFPREALIPRLRGEQR; from the exons atggatgatgaggaggaggacatgtCACAGCCCATCTCGCAGCTCTGGGGAACGTCCTTTAGGGACGTCAAATACGAAGACCGAGCCTCACCGATTGCAGCCGGACAGGCCCTTGCTGCCGTCACCGCTGCCGTGCCCACATCGCAaagtcacaacaacaacaacatcagcatcAACACGCTGCCCTGCAGCTTGCACTGGCAGCCTCGCATACCCTTTCACG GCAACGCTGGATTACGCTCACATTTCCCTGCTCAGTTTGAGCCTATGGAGGACCGGGGAGAGAGGCAGattgaagaggaggaggaggagggcagaggggaggaagaTGACAGGATGGCAGAGAGGCCCGGGGAGCAGGCAGGGGTGAGCGTCGAGGCGCAAATTGGCCGTAAACTTCGGGAGATCGGAGACAAGTTCCAACAGGATCACGTTGAACTG TTCATGAGGCACCAGAGGCAAAACCTGCCCATCTGGATGCGGCTCACGATGGCTCTGTTTGGCTTTCTCTTTCCAAGAGAGGCTCTCATCCCCCGcctgagaggagagcagagatga